Proteins from one Chitinophagales bacterium genomic window:
- a CDS encoding branched-chain amino acid aminotransferase — MSWDIKITKNPKTNLNNTDFQNLGFGKTFTDHMFIADHYDGEWRDCRIVPFGDLNLHPATFALHYGQSIFEGLKAERSPDDKILVFRPEANAERFRLSAERLAMPVVPEDLFLQSIAELIKIDAGWVPKGIENTSLYIRPFLFGTDPILGVKIGQHYRFVVIIGPVGSYYAEPVNVLIQEKYVRAFPGGTGAAKFSGNYSATLLPVKEAMEQGCNQILWTDGFEHKYFQEIGTMNIFFQIGDTLITPSLEEGTILHGVTRDSILKLAADKGIKAEERKISVNEFMQAYENKTLRDMFGAGTAAVVNPIAGFVYHGKQYNLDFMDRQVSQLMKAEIEGIKSGLIPDPHNWVMVVE, encoded by the coding sequence ATGAGTTGGGACATCAAAATTACAAAAAATCCGAAAACTAATCTGAATAATACCGATTTTCAGAATTTAGGTTTCGGCAAGACATTTACCGATCACATGTTTATCGCAGATCATTATGATGGTGAATGGCGTGATTGTCGTATCGTTCCTTTTGGTGATTTAAATTTACACCCTGCAACTTTTGCTTTGCATTATGGACAGAGTATTTTTGAAGGGTTGAAAGCGGAAAGAAGTCCAGACGATAAAATTCTTGTTTTCAGACCAGAGGCGAATGCAGAGCGTTTTCGCTTATCTGCAGAGCGTTTGGCTATGCCAGTTGTTCCTGAAGATTTATTTTTACAATCGATAGCAGAGCTGATAAAAATAGATGCAGGCTGGGTGCCTAAAGGTATAGAGAATACAAGTCTTTATATACGACCATTTCTATTCGGTACAGATCCCATTCTTGGCGTAAAAATAGGACAGCATTACCGCTTTGTTGTCATTATAGGGCCTGTGGGATCATATTATGCAGAGCCAGTTAATGTCTTGATTCAGGAGAAGTATGTTCGTGCTTTTCCAGGTGGAACAGGTGCTGCCAAGTTTTCTGGCAATTATTCTGCGACCTTACTTCCCGTCAAAGAAGCCATGGAGCAGGGTTGTAATCAAATATTGTGGACGGATGGTTTTGAACATAAATACTTCCAAGAGATAGGAACAATGAATATTTTCTTTCAAATAGGGGATACATTGATTACTCCATCTTTGGAAGAAGGTACCATACTTCACGGTGTTACGAGAGATTCTATACTCAAACTAGCTGCGGATAAAGGCATCAAAGCGGAAGAACGAAAAATATCGGTAAATGAATTTATGCAAGCCTACGAGAATAAAACCTTGCGCGATATGTTCGGCGCTGGTACAGCTGCAGTAGTCAATCCTATAGCGGGTTTCGTCTATCATGGCAAACAATACAACCTCGACTTTATGGATCGTCAGGTCTCCCAACTGATGAAAGCCGAAATTGAAGGGATAAAATCTGGTCTTATTCCTGACCCGCATAATTGGGTGATGGTGGTGGAGTAG
- a CDS encoding exopolyphosphatase, with protein MKIERYAGIDIGSNGVRLLIMNLYIINNQPRFDKTILVRAPIRLGSDSFVKNEIQEDTLEMLTEAMKSFNSLMKCYKVKKYRACATSALREASNAEDVVKKVFQNSEIQIELIDGKEEAEIIYTTQIIDYIKDEKGYLFIDVGGGSTELTYYYKGKSRASRSFKIGTVRALKNLVEYKEWIEMENFIKELKLAEDTVAVGTGGNINTLFKKSQKPLGKPLTIRYLKDMYKELKMLTVDERIIQYNYNPDRADVIVPALEIYTTIMKSAKINDIYVPKIGLADGIVRSLYQE; from the coding sequence ATGAAAATAGAGAGATATGCCGGAATTGATATAGGTTCTAATGGAGTGAGATTGCTGATTATGAATTTATATATTATCAATAATCAACCTCGATTTGACAAGACTATACTCGTTCGCGCTCCTATTCGATTGGGGTCAGACAGTTTTGTAAAGAATGAAATACAGGAAGATACTTTAGAAATGTTGACCGAAGCTATGAAGTCTTTTAATAGCCTAATGAAATGCTACAAGGTAAAAAAGTACAGAGCCTGTGCTACTTCTGCGCTCAGAGAGGCCAGCAATGCAGAGGATGTTGTAAAAAAAGTCTTTCAAAATAGTGAGATTCAAATAGAGCTCATAGATGGAAAAGAAGAAGCCGAAATCATTTATACGACTCAAATTATCGACTATATCAAAGATGAAAAAGGCTATCTATTCATAGATGTAGGCGGGGGAAGCACAGAGCTTACATACTATTATAAAGGTAAGTCACGCGCTAGTCGTAGTTTTAAAATAGGTACCGTGCGCGCATTAAAAAACCTAGTTGAGTATAAAGAATGGATTGAAATGGAGAACTTTATAAAAGAGCTTAAACTTGCCGAAGATACAGTCGCCGTGGGAACTGGAGGCAATATCAATACTCTATTTAAGAAAAGTCAAAAACCTTTAGGTAAGCCTCTTACTATACGTTATTTAAAGGACATGTATAAAGAACTTAAAATGCTAACTGTCGATGAACGTATTATACAATATAACTATAACCCAGATAGAGCAGATGTTATAGTTCCAGCTTTGGAAATCTATACTACCATAATGAAATCAGCAAAAATCAACGATATTTATGTACCCAAAATAGGGCTAGCAGATGGTATCGTACGCAGTCTATATCAGGAGTAG
- a CDS encoding DUF983 domain-containing protein — MSKLFNILFCKCPKCGKSDMFKYPSYNIFHFIAMHAECPNCKVNFEPEPGFYLGAMYVSYLVNSFIFLFVALTLTFYFEMSLTFTLAIMGVLALLVLPYTLRVSRTIWLLIN; from the coding sequence ATGTCTAAATTATTCAATATCCTTTTCTGTAAGTGCCCCAAATGTGGTAAATCCGATATGTTTAAATATCCATCATACAACATTTTCCATTTTATTGCTATGCATGCGGAGTGTCCTAATTGCAAAGTAAATTTTGAACCTGAGCCTGGATTTTATCTCGGGGCTATGTATGTTTCCTATCTAGTTAATTCTTTTATTTTCTTATTCGTAGCACTAACACTTACTTTTTATTTCGAAATGTCATTGACATTTACTTTGGCTATTATGGGGGTTCTAGCATTGTTGGTTCTTCCATATACCTTGAGAGTTAGTCGCACTATTTGGCTTCTTATTAATTAA